The genomic segment TATTGGCGGCAGATGTggccattattagcggcggagtccccCGCCACTAATAATGGAATTTCTTGTAGTAtgatagattgtaaacatgattaaACTTAAATCAagttaaacaaataattaattaaacatattaaaatattatatttttgaaatattttataatgacaattatttaaaattaataaaatcatatcttttataacttaaataaaatttaattaaacttaaacttcatgtATTAAAATAATTCCATATTAagcatataacataatataatctactatctttaatacattatattaattaacaactacaTAAACTTcagtaaaaataaattaattaattaaaataagatatttttaaaatattttatgataatttaaataattaaaagtcCTTATAATCtactacaaaatatataaaataaataaaaagtaataaaaaattaaatgatcttgTTGAGACAGGGATTCACTTTCCTCCTCCTGATATGTTAACATTCAAGGACAAAAAATTATTCTTATTCTTGTCTTGTTCCTTGTTAATATTCATTTAAAGTtattacttaaaaaaaataaactaacataattaaatctaaaatatttttatattttttcttggCATGtacatagaaatatatatatatatatatatatatatgtatacaataAGATCACGACTAGCTATAGTAGTAACTTGGTAAGCTATTGTTCATTGATTTGGATAATATTCTCATTGCTGCTGGGCCTTACAACTTCCGGAGAGGCCATTGAGAGTGGCGAGTTTGAGCCTGAAAAAGTAGTACTTGTTGGACTTGGAGGACAGttggtattattattattactcttTCGAAAAGTGTGGGAGCTGAGGTCTTTTGTTGAACCCAAAACGGctatgttttaaaatttaaactcgtaagtgcacgaatcgttttggaatataatgttcatgtaagtacgaggtcgaacccatggaagttgactaacatcaaaagaaactatttcaaacaaagcaagaatattctaacctagttccaaatatttgatgagattttgttttagaaaaataaaagacaagtaataaaaagatttaagattagaTAGAAAAAtgattttcaaatgagatatgtaaaataagattattaagattttagaatccacaaaatgcaagttcaatagtatttataaatatattgattcccaagttttgatatagttgaaataaatcacactatatattttttcaaaatatattttctattcaagcacaagttactctttaaaaaatgtaggatttttcttcacttatataagatataatttctaagcattagttgtgttacaatctaatgaaactacaaaaaatcaaagagattatgtttaggcaaaatatgatacttatgctctaagaattagatgtgaacaatttaatgaaaaacatttaatcaaagaatatcatatttttgcataatgaagaactaagtgtaatatgctttaacactcaataatagatgaaaaatgcatatctttgatagaaaaatccataaacaatgttacacaaatgagaaatcaacatataataaaaaaaatactatctagttacattttgcttcatcatcatcttaataacctttgaaaaagattagaagctcataactagattgaaataaaaattacaaaataacatacttgacatgctcttcaaaagatgaaaatggtagagagaaaatagtgaaaagaaaagagaaaaatatgtgtagaagatgttgaaaagatgaagaagaagagccccccaaattgtcttacaagactctatttatagacaaaatatggagattaaattaatcaaattaaaataaataaattgattaatttaattgtgttgggaagtggtaggataaatagagtaagtgtaagagtattggaaagatgaaatgtttggttgggtaaatattagtgaaaagctagggtaaaaaaaaatgaattagcgatgtttatttaggtaagaaaaataagaaaaggtaaattgatatttgagtgaaaaatattgggaaggaaaaaacatgatttttggcaTTTTTTTTTGTGGCTGTGTTGGCATTTGGGGACAGCTGAGATGGTGTTGGGCCTCGGTGGAATTGGGCCTTGGCTTCATGCGGCTGATGGAGAGAATTGCTGAAGGCTAGGTTAATGTTGGCGGGCCCAGGAGGTGATGAGAGGCACGAAGAAGCATGGCCTTTGGTGGCTGAATTGGTCTTATTGATGGTTGAATTATTGATGGTCTTGGGACTTCAGGAAGTGCTGAAGGACAGCTGGCGTGGAGTGCTTGCTGAAGAGAAGGCAGGACATATGTGATGCTTGGACTTGCTGAATGTGACTCAGGCGTGAGGCATCAGGCATTGGGCCTGGCCGTGGCCTTGGTGGTGCAAGTGCTGGGCTTCCTTATGGCTTTTTAAAAATGCCAttattttcttcctttctttccttaAATATACCacaattcttttatttttctttcttttcaagagcaaaaatgtcataaatttccctacaaaataaatataaaataaatcataataaaatattttcaactataaaataaatcaatttaattctttgaaaatattaattacaacttaatttatattttacatttaagttcaataatacaccatttttttaccactaaacaaaacaataattcaaataattaaactataatatattacaacaaaataactataaaaacacacaaaaatatataaaatcaaaataagactaataaattcaaaattacttaaaaacttaataaatcaattaaaaactcaagaattaagcaacaattagcacataaaaagtggtaaaataactctattttgtagagttatcatcttTTTGGTCAAAGCTTTTGAAAATGACTCTCATTTTCCTCCGAATTGAATCATTGGAATCCAACAAGATTTTCCAGTGCTTATGAAGGAACATAATTGCAAAGACTGTGAGTGCAAATAATGAAGAAATGCCGGCTATTAGAAATAGACCCCAAAAGCTATCGAGGCTAAGACTGTTGGATGAGATTTTAGGGTCGATTTCTAAACAAGTGTTTTGCTTCGAATTCCTCTCTAACCATTTGCTTTCGAGTCTCTTCATTTCCTCTCCCTCTGTCACATTAAGAATGGCCCTTGAAACATCAAGTACAAGAGGAGACCCTTTTGGGAATGCCTAAAAAAATGGAACACGTGCACAACAATTATTAATTGGTATACTTCATCACTAATTATAcaatcatatatataattataaaaacctccatatatatatatatatatatattcttttataggggcttcactttaagtcctaccgaTGAGACTCTTAGTTTTTTTTGACCCGTGAACAAtattcggtgcgattttttttatgaccgtgtatattgtagttatttagagtatcctgcaaattttcagaaaattcttaatagtttacagtaccgaaaactaggttcaaacatgttgttttccacgcgcatacaaaaaattagtcacgcgtgcaacaacatgtttgaagtTAGCTTTCGATACTATAAACTATtctgaattttctgaaaatttacagaatgctctaaatgactacaatatacacggtcataataaaaaatcgcgccgaaaattattcatgggtcgagaacactgatAAGCCCTACgaataaggcttaaagtgaaacccctataaaaaaaattcttaaatatatattttgcaCAAACTATTTGACCTTGCTTACAAGgcaatttttttctcttttgaataTAATGAGCAAGGCAAAAATCTCCTCAAGTAATATATAACTCAAAAAATGAAAACGACaacaagaattaaaaaaaaaaaaagaatcatcAAAGGAAAAGCTTGAATAGAAAGTTAGTACTTACGAAACCAAAGCCAGCAGTTTTGAATATGGGGCCAACCATGGTATATTTGGAACAGTGGTATTTTGCAAGAAAAAGCCTAATATATGGGGTTTCATCGACATAGGCAGCAATACCACCCTTTGCGCCCCCCATGGACAAGAGTTGGTCACCGTGTTCGGCGTTTTCAATAGATACAATTTGAGAAGCTTGAAAACCTCTTTGTATTAATAGCTCATACACAAAAGAACTTGGTCGACACCCCACTATTTGTCCATTCTTTAAGAGGTGTGTCAAATCGGTACTAGTTGGTTGAAGTTGTTCCACTGTTAAAAGTGATGTTAAACTAGCCGTATAGCTTTGAGTCAACACTAACACCACAAACACCCATATAATCGTCACGAACCGAGCCAAGTTACTCACCACCCTCTCCTCTGTAaacaaattataataattttcGTTATTAGAAAGGAAAAATCAAACAACTATATCTATACCAATagtaaaaaaatgatatatatatatatatatagcaaaattcttagggcttcactttaagtgcTACCAGTGGAGCTCtttagtgttctcgacccgtgaacagttttcgacataattttttttatgatcatatATATTGTAGTTGATTAGAACATTctgtaaattttcaaaataaaactccAAATAATTTATATTACCGAAAACTAGtttcaaatatgttgttttccacgcgcataaaaaaattagtcacgcgtgcaacaatatatttaaatttagttttcagtactgtaaattattcaaatttttttgaaaacttGTAATATACtatctaaatagctacaatatatacacagttataaaaaaatgtgCAAAAAATTATTCACGAGTCAAAATCAATAAAAGTCTCACCGGATTTTAAAGTGAAGCcagaattatcatatatatatatatatatatatttatataaatagtgTGAGAGGGAATAGTTACTATGTGAAAAAACCATGGTTGAAAAGGAGAACCAAAAGCTTGTGCCGATTTGATGTGAAGGTGGTCCTCGAAAATCTTGGTTTATCCGGTGTTCTAGAACCCAAACGACAAAACCAATGAAGAGGAAGAAACAAAGAATGGTGACCCATAAATCCCACGTCAAAGGCTTCAAGAAAATCCATGCACTTTTTGTCTTGTGATCTTTCATTGGCACCACCATTGCCACGCCTGACTCTGTGTACGGCAATGTGAAATCTACGTATTTGGTTCGATTCGCTCTAATTGTCAAGTCTGCCACCACAGCATCATATTTCTGTATCTATGAATTGTatagtaataataattatttagttaAACTTATGCACATCATTATGTTAATATGTATATTAGACCAAGTcaaataaaaatgctaattattATTACCTCAAGATCTACTTGGAGGACCAAATCATCGTAAGTGCCAGCGCTTGTACCATCAGGCTTGGCATAAGGAAAAAAATCATAAGAAAGAGCATATGGTAATACTTCAAGTGCCGCCTTAAATACATCAATGGAAAAGCCTGTGGCATCTGATATGTTAGTACTTGGATCACGGTGTGTCGCTTCAACAAACTCAGGAAACCCAGTTTTGACTGGAATTCCAATCCTCAACCTCTTCCCACCATCATTTGTCGGAATTTCCCAACCTTTGGGAGGCAAAAAAGACTCTCCTGGCCAAATAATAGGTCCCAGATTCGATTTTGAAGTCGAATATAATTCATTGTTGGAATCCAAGAATCTTGCCAGTCCATTTTTTTGTGTCCAAAAACCAATCTCTCTTCCTCTACCACCATTCACAATATTCACTATTTGAAACGCTGACATTTCTAGTTGCCCATTATCTAAGTTGAAATTTCCAGCTAAGCCTTTGAATCTTGTGCCTGATAAGGTTTCCAATAATTTTGGACCAATTGGTGACACCCCAAAACTATCAAGATCAGTAGTCGAGCCACCATTACTtaatatgggtgtatttataacaCCACTCCTACTGATATTCTCAACTGCTAAGGCCAATGCTTGGGCTGAATCATAAGCCCAGAAGCCTATGACATTGAGTTTTGCATCAACAAAAGTGGGATTATCCTTGTAGAACTTGGCTTTCCACCGAACTTTAAACTTGTCGAGCTCTTCTGATTGTGGCACAAAATTCCTAATTCCCAAAACTCCTTCCATTGAATTAATAATCGAGAAGTCTAAGGAGCCTAAGAGATTGGTCATACCTTGAGTTATGATCCAAACATAGCCTTGCCCAAACATTCCAATCTTTTTTGCTATGATTAACAACCTTGACCCTAGGTTGTACGACATGTGAAGAACGAAAACCCTAGTTTGCATTGTGTTGAGTTTGTAAAGCTCAGCCTTGATTTGATCGTCGGTGGCCGAGGGTGGAATGGGACTTCGATAGGGGACTCCGCAATCGACTTTCTCTAAGGCATCAACCAAATAAGGAATGATTCCTTCTCCATATTCGTCGGTAACGTAGATGGGCACAACTTTTCGCCATCCGAAGGCTTTGACTATGGAGCTAATGGCTGTGACTTGAGATGAGTCACTTATGGCTGTTTGGAAAAAGTATGAGCTTTGACTTGGAATTTTGGGAGAAGGGCTTGGTGCTGAAAATGATATTATTGGAACTTGAGCTTTTTGTCCTAAATCGATGATAAATTTCGCTTGAGCTGAACGTTGTGGACCTATTATTGCTTCCACTTGTACGTTTTTTATAAGATCGAGAGCTGTTTCATAGAAAAGAAACAAGTCAATCAATCTCAATAGATAATTCTCGAATATTAATAATTAGATTTAGTTATCATGTCATAAAAATCTAGTGAAAtataataagttatatatatatatatatcacaattctTCTAGAAGAGATTTactttaagccttaccggtggggctctcagtattTCTCGACCCATTAATAGTTTtcgatgtaattttttttatgactatgtatattgtagctatttaaagcatcctgtaactttttagaaaattatgaatagtttacagtatcgaaaactaggtttaaacatattgatttccacgcacataaaaaaaattaatcacgcgtgcaacaacatgtttgaacttagttttcggaaCTGTAAAcaattcagaattttctgaaaatttgcaggatgttctaaacagctacaatatacacgataaaaaaaaaatcgcgtcgaaaactgttcacgaatcGAGAACACTGAGAACTCTACCGGTAAAGCTTAAAATGAAGCTCCTATAAAAGAATCCTCATTATATATATTCTAGATTATGTATTCTACTTtacaatatattataatattaatattttaatttattaataaagaaattGATGTCAACTAAATTATTACTAATAATGATACAAAAAGTGTAAAAAGAGAATTATCATAAGAGTATAATCATTCAAGTTCTATACGTACTAACTCCAATTTATTATGCATGCACGCAcattatatatatacaagagaATTGTTTTATAGGAGCTTCATTTTAAGCTTTATCAGTAGGGTTTTCAGTATTCTCAACTCGTTaatagttttcggcgtgattttttttttatgactgtatatattgtagctatttagagcatcctgcagattttcaaaaaattccgaatagtttacagtaccgaaaactaggttcaaacatgttgttgcacgcgtgactaattttttttatgcgagtggaaaacaacatgtttgaacctagttttcggtactgtaaactattcagaattttctgaaaatttgcagatactttaaa from the Humulus lupulus chromosome X, drHumLupu1.1, whole genome shotgun sequence genome contains:
- the LOC133805373 gene encoding glutamate receptor 2.8-like isoform X1 produces the protein MTMSKNNNYAILFLLMVSCSIWMLVCMAQNDTIPVKVGVVLDLETPVAKIWLSCIELALSDLYASHAHFKTRLVLNIRDSNKDIVSAASAALDLIKNVQVEAIIGPQRSAQAKFIIDLGQKAQVPIISFSAPSPSPKIPSQSSYFFQTAISDSSQVTAISSIVKAFGWRKVVPIYVTDEYGEGIIPYLVDALEKVDCGVPYRSPIPPSATDDQIKAELYKLNTMQTRVFVLHMSYNLGSRLLIIAKKIGMFGQGYVWIITQGMTNLLGSLDFSIINSMEGVLGIRNFVPQSEELDKFKVRWKAKFYKDNPTFVDAKLNVIGFWAYDSAQALALAVENISRSGVINTPILSNGGSTTDLDSFGVSPIGPKLLETLSGTRFKGLAGNFNLDNGQLEMSAFQIVNIVNGGRGREIGFWTQKNGLARFLDSNNELYSTSKSNLGPIIWPGESFLPPKGWEIPTNDGGKRLRIGIPVKTGFPEFVEATHRDPSTNISDATGFSIDVFKAALEVLPYALSYDFFPYAKPDGTSAGTYDDLVLQVDLEIQKYDAVVADLTIRANRTKYVDFTLPYTESGVAMVVPMKDHKTKSAWIFLKPLTWDLWVTILCFFLFIGFVVWVLEHRINQDFRGPPSHQIGTSFWFSFSTMVFSHKERVVSNLARFVTIIWVFVVLVLTQSYTASLTSLLTVEQLQPTSTDLTHLLKNGQIVGCRPSSFVYELLIQRGFQASQIVSIENAEHGDQLLSMGGAKGGIAAYVDETPYIRLFLAKYHCSKYTMVGPIFKTAGFGFAFPKGSPLVLDVSRAILNVTEGEEMKRLESKWLERNSKQNTCLEIDPKISSNSLSLDSFWGLFLIAGISSLFALTVFAIMFLHKHWKILLDSNDSIRRKMRVIFKSFDQKDDNSTK
- the LOC133805373 gene encoding glutamate receptor 2.8-like isoform X2 encodes the protein MTMSKNNNYAILFLLMVSCSIWMLVCMAQNDTIPVKVGVVLDLETPVAKIWLSCIELALSDLYASHAHFKTRLVLNIRDSNKDIVSAASAALDLIKNVQVEAIIGPQRSAQAKFIIDLGQKAQVPIISFSAPSPSPKIPSQSSYFFQTAISDSSQVTAISSIVKAFGWRKVVPIYVTDEYGEGIIPYLVDALEKVDCGVPYRSPIPPSATDDQIKAELYKLNTMQTRVFVLHMSYNLGSRLLIIAKKIGMFGQGYVWIITQGMTNLLGSLDFSIINSMEGVLGIRNFVPQSEELDKFKVRWKAKFYKDNPTFVDAKLNVIGFWAYDSAQALALAVENISRSGVINTPILSNGGSTTDLDSFGVSPIGPKLLETLSGTRFKGLAGNFNLDNGQLEMSAFQIVNIVNGGRGREIGFWTQKNGLARFLDSNNELYSTSKSNLGPIIWPGESFLPPKGWEIPTNDGGKRLRIGIPVKTGFPEFVEATHRDPSTNISDATGFSIDVFKAALEVLPYALSYDFFPYAKPDGTSAGTYDDLVLQVDLEKYDAVVADLTIRANRTKYVDFTLPYTESGVAMVVPMKDHKTKSAWIFLKPLTWDLWVTILCFFLFIGFVVWVLEHRINQDFRGPPSHQIGTSFWFSFSTMVFSHKERVVSNLARFVTIIWVFVVLVLTQSYTASLTSLLTVEQLQPTSTDLTHLLKNGQIVGCRPSSFVYELLIQRGFQASQIVSIENAEHGDQLLSMGGAKGGIAAYVDETPYIRLFLAKYHCSKYTMVGPIFKTAGFGFAFPKGSPLVLDVSRAILNVTEGEEMKRLESKWLERNSKQNTCLEIDPKISSNSLSLDSFWGLFLIAGISSLFALTVFAIMFLHKHWKILLDSNDSIRRKMRVIFKSFDQKDDNSTK